One window of the Dendropsophus ebraccatus isolate aDenEbr1 chromosome 12, aDenEbr1.pat, whole genome shotgun sequence genome contains the following:
- the LOC138768612 gene encoding olfactory receptor 5V1-like produces MDDQMAAHNNNSLDYFILLGFSQGQTIFLFLIAVTYVMILIGNFAVFSIILVDRSLQTPMYFFLSCLSLCDVCFSSVTLPAILVIAITGNRRISFHRCFTQLYFFVFFGGSEGLILAAMAYDRYVAICNPLRYHEVMSWKFCSGFVAGCLVCGLVNAIFHTLMTMKLTYCGDHHINHFFCDILPMLEAACSDIESSQVWLHVITIFIGMSPFLLVMNSYIRIISTILKIRSSDGRQKVFSTCSSHLMVVTVFYTTSIFTYNGPISGDSFIIVRVSSFLYSVSPPLVNPIIYTLRNKDVKTALKKALEMPNHSSF; encoded by the coding sequence ATGGATGACCAGATGGCAGCTCATAATAATAACTCTTTGGATTATTTTATCCTCCTAGGATTTTCACAAGGACAGACTATATTCTTATTTTTAATTGCAGTAACCTATGTGATGATCCTTATTGGAAATTTTGCTGTGTTTAGCATCATCCTGGTGGACAGAAGTCTCCAAACTCCTATGTATTTCTTCTTGAGCTGTCTCTCCTTATGTGATGTCTGTTTTTCTTCGGTCACCCTCCCGGCTATACTGGTCATTGCTATAACCGGGAACAGGAGGATATCCTTCCATAGATGTTTTACACAGCTCTATTTCTTTGTCTTTTTTGGAGGATCTGAAGGTCTGATTCTGGCAGCCATGGCTTATGACCGATATGTAGCCATATGTAACCCACTCCGGTACCATGAAGTTATGAGTTGGAAGTTCTGCTCAGGCTTTGTTGCCGGATGCTTGGTCTGTGGGTTGGTGAATGCCATCTTCCATACCTTAATGACCATGAAGTTGACCTACTGTGGAGATCATCACATCAACCATTTCTTCTGTGATATTCTTCCAATGTTGGAAGCAGCTTGTAGTGACATCGAGAGCAGCCAAGTGTGGTTACACGTTATCACCATTTTTATAGGGATGTCTCCTTTTCTACTTGTCATGAATTCTTACATACGTATCATCTCCACCATCCTGAAAATCCGCTCATCGGATGGAAGGCAGAAGGTCTTCTCCACATGTTCCTCACATCTCATGGTTGTCACCGTTTTCTATACGACCTCTATTTTTACCTACAATGGACCTATTTCGGGAGATTCCTTCATCATTGTCCGTGTATCATCTTTTCTATATAGTGTTTCTCCTCCATTGGTGAATCCTATCATCTACACCCTGAGAAATAAAGATGTGAAGACAGCCTTGAAGAAAGCACTTGAGATGCCAAACCATTCCTCTTTTTAG
- the LOC138769073 gene encoding olfactory receptor 5V1-like produces the protein MILIGNFAVFSIILVDRSLQTPMYFFLSCLSLCDVCFSSVTLPAILVIAITGNRRISFHRCFTQLYFFASFGGFESLLLAAMAYDRYVAICNPLRYHVVMNKKFCSGFVAGCLVCGLVNAIFHNLMTMKLTYCGDHHIKHFFCDVLPMLEAACSDIQSSQLLMHVITIFLGMSPFLLVMNSYIRIISTILKIRSSEGRQKVFSTCSSHLIVVAIFYITGMFNYNSPISGDSFIILRVSSFLYSVAPPLVNPIIYTLKNKDVKTALKKALEIPKHSSVQ, from the exons ATGATCCTTATTGGAAATTTTGCTGTGTTTAGCATCATCCTGGTGGACAGAAGTCTTCAAACTCCTATGTATTTCTTCTTGAGCTGTCTCTCCTTATGTGATGTCTGTTTTTCTTCGGTCACCCTCCCGGCTATACTGGTCATTGCTATAACCGGGAACAGGAGGATATCCTTCCATAGATGTTTCACACAGCTTTATTTCTTTGCATCCTTTGGAGGGTTTGAAAGTCTTCTTCTGGCAGCCATGGCTTATGACCGCTATGTAGCCATATGTAACCCGCTCCGGTACCATGTAGTTATGAATAAAAAGTTCTGCTCAGGCTTTGTTGCCGGATGCTTGGTCTGTGGGTTGGTGAATGCCATCTTCCATAACTTAATGACCATGAAGTTGACCTACTGTGGAGATCATCATATCAAACATTTCTTCTGTGATGTCCTCCCAATGTTGGAAGCAGCTTGTAGTGACATCCAGAGTAGCCAACTCTTAATGCATGTGATCACCATATTTTTAGGGATGTCTCCTTTTCTACTTGTCATGAATTCCTATATACGTATCATCTCCACCATCCTTAAAATCCGTTCTTCAGAAGGAAGACAGAAGGTCTTCTCCACATGTTCCTCACATCTTATAGTTGTCGCCATTTTCTATATTACCGGCATGTTTAACTACAATAGTCCTATTTCTGGAGATTCCTTCATCATTCTCCGTGTGTCATCTTTTCTATATAGTGTTGCCCCTCCATTGGTGAATCCTATCATCTACACCCTGAAAAATAAAGATGTGAAGACAGCCTTGAAGAAAGCGCTTGAGATTCCCAAACATTCCTCTGTTCAG tga